One Spinacia oleracea cultivar Varoflay chromosome 4, BTI_SOV_V1, whole genome shotgun sequence DNA segment encodes these proteins:
- the LOC110797370 gene encoding F-box/LRR-repeat protein At3g58900 yields the protein MMTKSWPALQSCDNKVKRKEGVTSGLCALPDEILFSILSSFTMKEVARLSVVSHRWKYIWENFPRLHFEDSRAMERILESPKVISDERSNFVTWVSRVVDQHFGVAAIDELRIKFCLTRTYQSHVDKWAVFASEKQVKTLDLNFTSKFNLVNMESAHCTFPLKVASIKSSLISLCLRSVDVTDEFIGCLVCSCIFLEKLCVGNSKYLTNLRVSSSLQRLKHLEVTHCSHLKIIDISTPNLVSFTYYGRAIELHIRHASWLSKVAIGSREYNASISYAFDSLLQYSSQLEYLSLMIN from the exons ATGATGACGAAGTCATGGCCTGCTCTACAATCTTGCGATAACAAGGTTAAG CGGAAAGAAGGAGTGACTAGTGGGTTGTGTGCGTTGCCAGATGAAATTCTGTTTTCAATCCTGTCCTCCTTCACCATGAAGGAAGTTGCAAGGCTTAGTGTTGTTTCTCACCGATGGAAATACATATGGGAAAATTTTCCGCGCTTGCACTTTGAAGATTCGAGGGCAATGGAAAGGATATTGGAAAGTCCCAAAGTAATTTCTGATGAAAGATCCAACTTTGTGACATGGGTTAGTCGTGTTGTCGACCAGCATTTTGGTGTAGCAGCTATAGATGAACTTAGAATCAAGTTTTGTCTCACCAGAACTTATCAATCTCATGTAGATAAGTGGGCGGTTTTTGCATCAGAAAAACAAGTCAAAACACTTGACCTCAACTTTACTTCAAAATTTAATCTCGTAAATATGGAGAGTGCACACTGTACTTTTCCTCTTAAAGTGGCTAGCATCAAGTCTTCCTTAATATCTTTGTGTCTTAGATCCGTCGATGTCACTGATGAATTCATTGGTTGCCTTGTTTGTTCCTGCATATTCCTTGAGAAGCTGTGCGTAGGAAATTCAAAGTATCTTACCAACCTAAGAGTCTCTAGTTCATTACAACGGCTGAAACATTTGGAGGTAACTCATTGCTCACACTTGAAAATTATTGATATTTCTACCCCGAATCTTGTATCTTTTACATATTATGGCCGAGCTATAGAGCTACATATCAGGCATGCCTCTTGGCTTTCTAAGGTCGCTATTGGTTCGCGAGAGTACAATGCCTCCATATCCTATGCGTTTGACTCACTTTTACAATATTCTTCGCAATTGGAGTATCTAAGTTTGATGATCAACTGA